DNA from Kineosporiaceae bacterium:
CGCCTCCGGCCGCTGCGGGTCGATGGTGTTCGGCGGCAGCGCAACGCGTCCCTCGACCACGCCGTCGGCCAAGCGCACCCGCACGAGCTCGCGATCGGTCAGGACGCAGGCCGCGTTGCCGCAGGCGGCGACGGTGATCGGCCTGGCCCCCAACGCGATCCGTCGCACCTCGTGGGCCGGGCCGTCCAGGGGCCAGATCAGCAGGCCGGGCGTGAGACCTCGGATGCTGTCCGGGGTCGCGGCCATGGCGACGCGGCGGTCCCGGGACAACGCCCAGCCGACGAAGAGATCGACCGGCAATCGCTCGAGCACCCGAGAGGTGGTGGCGTCGAGCAGCTGCAGGCTGCCGTGGCCTGCCTCCGAGGAGACACCGACCACCAGCCGCCCGTCGTGGGCGACGGCGATCTGGGAGCCGGTCGTCAGGACGCCGTTGAACGAGAACTCGCCGGGGGTCTGACCCAGCCGGGCCAGGGTGCTGCTGGGGCCGCCGAAGACCGACCACCGGACGACGTCGCCCGCATGGGTCACGCCGACAACGGATCTGGAGTCCGGGGCGATGGCGATCGAGTGGGCCCGACCCGGCGCGCGCAGGGTCACCGTGACGGCGTCGCCGCGGAGCAGGGTCGCGAACAGGTCGCTCTCGGCCTCCGGCGAGGGGTCCATGGCCAGTGCTTGTGCCGCCAGGAGCAGGGACCGGTCGTAGTCGCCACCGGCTCGGGCGAGCACCCCGAGCCGCGCGGCGTCCGAGGCCAGGGCCGACCGCTGGGCGGTGCGCTGCTGGGTGATCGCGTAGGCGCCGGCGGAGGCGGCGAAGGCGAGGGTGACGGCCAGGACGGCGGCGACCACGCGAGCCCGACGCCGGCCGTGCGACTCCCGGTCGGCCCGAGCGCGCTGGTCGTCGAGTTGCCGGTCGGCCTCGGCCGCCGACTCGGCCAAGAAGGTGCGCTCCAGCGTGGTGAGGTCCTCCGGGCCGGCGGCGGCGGTGTCGAGGGCGGCCTGCAACCGAGTGCCGCGATACAGCTCGCCGGGATCGTGATCGCCCTCCTCCCAAGCGGTTGCGGCTAGGGCGAGTCGCTCACGGATCTCCGCGCGGGACCGGCCGTCCTCGAGCCAGCCGCGCAGCCGCGGCCAACCGGTGAGCAGCGCCTCGTGAGCGATCCCCAGATCCTCGGCCCGCGCGATCACCAGCCGACGCTCGGTGAGCACGGCCAACGCCGCCGCGGCGGCCGGGTCGTCGGGCCGGACCAGGTCGGCCCGCCGGGCCCAGCGGCGTACCCAGGACCCGTTCTCCTGCAACGCCAGACGCAACAGCAGGCGACGGCCCGCGGCCCGCTGCGCGTCGTCCTCGAACGCGGCCCACGCCTCCTCACCGACCCGTTGCAGCGATGCCGCGACGCCGCCGCCCGCGCGGTAGGCGGCGACGGTCAGGGCCTCCCCATCGCGATGCTCCCAGGCGCGCACCAGCGCGGTGGACAGCACCGGCAACACCCCGGGCCGGTCACGGACCTCGGCCACGGCCAGGTCCGCCAGCGCCGGTTCGACCCGCAGTCCCACCCGAGCCGCGGGGTCGGTGACGATCCGGCGCAGCTCCTGCTCGTCCGGCGGCCCCACCAGCACCGTCGCCGGTCCGGCCCGGCGGGCCAGCACGGGGTGCCCGGCGAGCAGCCCGAAGAAGTCCGCACGCAGCACGAGCACGACCCGGGTACCGTCGCGGATCGCCTCGAGCAGCCGGTCGCCGAACGCCACCAGCCGCGCGCCGTCATCGGTGAGCAACGCCTCTTCCGCCTGATCGACGACCAGAACCTCCGGCCGGACGGCGAGCGCGCCGTCCAGGGCCTCGACCGGCTCGGCCCCCGGGACGATCACCGAGACGCCCCAGTCCTGCGACCCCGGAAGGGCGCCGGTCGCCAGGGCCGGGACCAGGCCGGCTCGCACCAGCGAGGACTTGCCTGCGCCGGACGGCCCCACGACGACCAGAAATCGCTCGTCCACGAGGCGGGCGGCCAGTTCGTCCACCAGCCGCTCGCGGCCGACGAACAAGGCGGCGTCCGCGGTGTCGTAGCGGGCCAGACCCTTGTAGGGACAGGGTCGCCGGATCTGCGCCGAACCCGCGAGCAGCCCGGGATCCTGCGCCAGGACTCTCGCTTCGAGCCGGCGCAGGAGCGGGCCGGGATCCACGCCGAGCCCGTCTCGCAGTTCGACGCGGGCACTCTGGTAGGCCTCCAGCGCATCGCCTTGCCGTCCCTGGCGGTACAGGGCCAGGATCAGCAGTTCCCACAACCGCTCCCGGTACGGGTCCTCACGCAGCCGTGCCTGCGCTCCGGCGGCCGCAGCCACGGGATCGCCCGCGTCGAGCTGGGCGGCCGCGAGCGCCTCGATCGCCGACCCGTACAGCTCGACCAGCCTGGCCGCCTCCGCTGCCGGGTAGGTCGTGTCCTGCAGATCGGCGAACGGTGCGGGCGGACGCCACAGCGCTGTGGCCTCGAGCAGCGCCGGTACGGCGTCGGCGGCCGGCAGGTTCGAGACGCCGAACAGGGTCTGCTCGAACCGGGTCGCGTCCACCACCTGCGGCGCGACCATCAGCCGGTATCCGCCGTTGCTGCGCTCCAGTTGAACGGGTGCAGCAGCGTCGAGGCGAGCCAAAGCCTCACGCAGCCGGGCGATATGGCTGATCAGCGTCCGTTCTGCGCTCGGCGGGGCGGCGTTACCCCACGCGGCGTCCACGAGGCTGTCGACCGGAACCACCTCGCGGGGCCGGACCAGCAGCGCGCAGAGGATCCGGCGAGGAACCGGGCCCCCCACGGATACCGCCCCGTCCGGGCCGTCGACCTGCAACGGGCCCAGTACCCGCAACATCATTCAGCAACGGTAGTTCGTCGGCAGGGGTTGCCGCATTCAGAGATCGTGAAGCACGGTCGATGTCGACGAGCCAGGAGTTGGCGTTTCATGGTCGTCGGTCGGGGCCACTCATAGGGTCGTCGCATGCTGGTCCGAGAAGTGGCTGATCACGAGTGGCATGTCGTTGCCTGGATGTGGCAGTGCTTCAAACACGACCTCGCGCCCATCGTGTCGGCGCTGCCGTATGCGGATGGCCGGTATGCGACGCAGGGTCTGCCCACGGCGACGACGCCGGACGTGGCGGGGTACCTGGCGCTGCAGAGCCATCCCAAGACCGGTGATCCATCGCCGGTCGGTTTCGCCGTCGTCGAGGGCCTCGAGGGCCCGCGACGCACGCTGTCCGCGTTGTGGGTTGCCCCGGTCGCTCGTCGTGCGGGCGTGGGGCTCGTGCTGGCACTCGACGTGATCGGTCGCCATGTCGGCCCGTGGGAGGTTGCCTTCCAGCACGAGAACGTGGCCGCCGGACGCTTCTGGCGACGGGTCGCCGATCAAGCGTTCGGGCACGGCCACTGGGTGGAGGAGCAGCGTCCCGTGCCAGGACTGCCCGATGTGCCAGGTGATCATTGGATCGAGAGTCTCTGATCCGGTCTGACCGGTGGCCCAGGACCCGCCATGCACCGTTGGTATCATCGGTGCATGGCCATGACGCTGCGGCTCGACCCCGACGAGGATGCCGCCCTCGAGCGTGCCGCGCGGGCGGCCGGTGTGTCCAAGATCGAGTTCGTCCGGCAAGCGGTCCGGCGGGCGGTGTCGGGTTCCGATCACGCCCTCCTCGAGCGGATGCTGGCCGAGCACGCCGAGACGTTCGAGCGACTCGGGGACGCGTGATCACCTACCTGACGCTGGACGATCTGCTCGGCTACATCGACGTGGCGGGCTGGGGGCCGATCCGCGACATCGGCCTGTTGGACAGTGCGTGTCAGCGCCCCCGATCGTCAGCGTTCGGCGTAGACGCCTACCCCGACCTGCACTCCAAGGCCGCGGCCCTGATGCACTCCTTGGTGAAGAACCACGCACTCGTGGATGGCAACAAGCGCATTGCCTGGCTGGCGACGCTGATGTTCCTCGGCCGCAACGGATTCACGGTGAATGCCGGCCCCGACAAGGAGACGGCGTTCGTGCTGGCCGCGGCAGCCGGTGAGATCGACACCCCGCAGATCGCGGCCCAACTGCAGGAGTGGATCGTTCCCCTCGAACGATGACTGGCGTGGGTGTAGTCCGGCGGCTCGCCTCACCTGGAGAGCAAGGCACTCGCTTCTGCGGTGCGCCGCGGTTTGGGGGTGCTGTCCGGGGGTAAGCGCGGTCCATGAGCGAAATCATCGAATCGGTGGACGTCGCGGTTCCCGTGCGGACGGCCTACAACCAGTGGACCCAGTTCGAGCAGTTCCCCCAGTTCATGGAGGGTGTGGAGCAGATCCAGCAGTTGGACGACACACTCACTCACTGGCGGATCAAGATCGGGGGTGTGGCGCGCGAGTTCGATGCCCGGATCACCGAACAGCACCCCGACGAGCGGGTGGCCTGGAACAGCCTGAACGGCGCCGACCATGCCGGGGTGGTGACCTTTCACCGGCTCGCTCCCAACCTCACCCGGGTGACCCTTCAGCTCACCACCGCACCGGAAGGCGTCGTCGAGACCCTGGGCGACAAGCTCGGCCTGGTGTCGTCGCGGGCCAAGCAGGACATGGAGCGGTTCAAGAGCTACATCGAGGCCCGCGGCACCGAGGACGGCGCCTACCGAGGTGACATCACGCCAGGCTGATGCGGTGCTGGCGGCTCGAGCCGTTCCGACGCGAGGCGGCGCCCGACTGGCAGGATCCGCGTCATGAGGCAGGACGGCGCCCGGCCCACCGCGGCTCGGTTGGGGGACCGTGTTCTCGCCTCGCTGTGGGACTACCTGGTGGTGTTGGGCATCCTGGCGGTCGGAGGCCTCGTGGCCTTGACGTTTCATGGCCCGGCGGCCCTGTCGGTCGGGCAGACCGATGCCGTCGTCCTGGCAGCGAGCGTGGCTCCGACCTGGGCCTATCTCACCGTGTCCGAGAGCGCCGTCCAGGCCACCTGGGGCAAACGGTGTCGCCGCCTGCAGGTCATCACCGTCACCGGCAGACGACCGGGGGTGGCACGGTGTGCCGTGCGCAACGCCGTGAAGCTGCTGCCGTGGCAACTCGCCCACGTGGCCGTCGTCCGTATGGTGCTCGAGGTCGACGACGCCGCGCTGACGGCGGTGGCGTACGTGGCCGGGGTGGCGCTGGCCGTGACCACGGTGTTGACGGCTTGGCGCACCATCGACCACCGGGCGCTGCACGACCTCGTCGCCGGGACGATGGTGGTGCCCACCCCAACAAACCGCGTCATGCTCCGCAGGTGACGCGTGATGACGGTCTGACAACGCTGTCATCACGTCATCCACGGAGCATGAGCGGTCACCCGCGGAGCATGAGCGGGTTGGGTGGGGTGTCGCGCGGCGGAACGCCGAGAGGCCCGGGAGATCCCCCTCGAGATCCCCCGGGCCTGGCCCGGCATCCGCGTCGGCCCACGCGGGCACCTGCGCGTGAGGTCAGCCCCAGCGGCTGCCCTGCTTGATGGTGATGGAACGCATGGCCGGCTCCCTTCGAGGTCCTGACGTCCGTGGTGGGGATGGATCTGGTCGGCCTGTCCTGGTCGTTCAGTCCGTCCCGGTCCGTGCTGCTGAGAAGAACCTCTCGCCCCGCCCATACAGCGCGCTGACAGTCCACTGACAGTGCCGTCGAGGCGTCCGGTCGAGTGCGGGCGCGCCGAACGGCCGCAGCCGCTCGGGCGATCACGTATCTTCCGTGCCGTGACGCCCCGCGGTGGCCAGGCGCCGGGATCCGAGGCCCGGGTCGACGTCCGCCTGCTCGGACCGCTCGAGGTGGACGTCGATGCCCTCCGGGCCGAGCTCGGCGGGCCTCGCCCCCGGGCGTTGCTGGCGGTGCTGGCCCTGGAGGTCGGCGCCGTGGTCGCCCTGGACCGGTTGATCGACGTGCTGTGGGACGGCGACGAGCCGGACGGCGCACGCAACGCCGTCCAGGTCTATGTCTCACGGCTGCGCAAGGCGCTGGGTGATGGCGGGCGGGCGCTGCGCGCGGGTCCGGGGGGTTACGTGCTGGACCTGCCGGAGGCCGCCGTCGACGCCGTCCGGTTCCGGCGGCTGGCGGACACCGGGCATGCCCTACTGCGCGAAGGTCGTGCCGAGGCGGCCCGAGAGGTACTCGGGCAGGCGCTGGCGCTGTGGCGTGGTGAGGCGCTGCCCGACCTCGGCGCGGCGGGACAGGGTCTGCGGGCGGGGCTGGAGGCCGGTCGGCTGGCGGTCAGAACCGCCCTGGTGCGGGCCGGGTTGGATCTCGGCCACCACCATGCGCTGATCTCGGAGCTCGAGGAACTGGTCCGCCGGCACCCGCTGGACGAACAGTTGGTGGTGCTGCAGATGACCGCCCTCTTCCGGGCGGGACGTCAGGCCGATGCCCTGGCCGCCTACGCCGCGGCCGCTCGGCGCCTGGCCGACGAGCTGGGGATCGACCCCGGCACCGATTTGCGCCGGATGCACGAATCCGTTCTGCGGCAAGAGGTGTCGCTGCCCGAGACCTCGACCGGCGCCGAGCCCGCCCCGCAGCCGCCACCAGCGGTGCCCTCGTCCCGACCGCCGATCCGACCCGGCAGGCCCCTGGTGGGCCGGGCAGCCGACCTCGCTCGCGTCCGGGCACACCTCACCGATCCGGCCGTGCGAGTGATCACCCTGCTCGGGCCGGGCGGTGCGGGCAAGACCCGGCTGGCCATGGAGGTCGCGACCCAGTGGCCGGACGACGTGTTCGTCGTCGCGCTCGCGGGCACCGAGGACCCCGCCTCGGTGGTGCCGGAGATCTGCCGTGTGGCCGGTGCCGCGCCCGCCTGGGCGAGCGAGCCGGCGCTCGACGTCGCGACCCGGGCACTCGGCGGGCGGCGACTCCTGCTGGTGCTGGACAACCTGGAGCAGCTGATCGACCGGCCGGGCACCGACCACCAGGGGCTGGCCGGCCTGGACGAGTTGATCGCTCGATTGCCGGAGCTGACCGTCCTGTGCACCAGTCGCTCCCCGGTCGGGCTGCCGGCGGAGTACCTGATCCCGATCGGCCCGCTCCCGGTGCCATCCGCGACGGCCTCGACCTGCGAGGAGGTGCTCGACAGCGACGCCGTCCGGTTGTTCCGGGATCGGGCGCGAGCGGCCATGCCCGAGTTCGAGGTGACCGAGCAGAACGCGGCCGACGTGGCAGCCGTCTGCCGGATGCTCGACGGCCTGCCGCTGGCGCTCGAGTTGGCCGCCGCCCGAGTGCGGCTGATGCCCCCGGCGGTGCTGGTGCGCCGCGAGAGCGGACGGCTCGGACTGCTCGGTGGCGGACCACGGACCCTGCCGGATCGACATCGCAGCATCCGCGCGGCCCTCGACTGGAGCATCACCCTGCTGGATACGGCCGAACGCGCCGTCTTCGCCGAGCTCTCGGTCTTCGTCGGAGGCTGGACCCTGGAGGCCGCCGAGGCGGTCTGTACCCCACTGCACGAGGGCACGCAGGTGCTCGACGTGCTCGCCCGGCTGGTCGATCGCAGCCTCGTGGTGGCCGACGGCAGCGGGCGATCATGGATGCTGGAACTGGTCCGCGAGTACGCGGCCGAGATGCTGACCCACCTGCCCGAGGGGGCGGCCGAGCGTGCTCGCGCGGCCCACAGCGCGTACTACCTCGAGCTCGCCGAGCGCCTGGGGCCGCAGTTCCGGGTGAATCTGGACGTCGAGACCCGGTCCGCTCTGGGCGCCGAGACGGCCAACTTCGCCGTGGTGCTCGGGCGGCTGCACGCCGAGGGTGACAGCGAGCGGCTGGCCCGGCTCGTCGTCGTCCTGCTCGACTACTGGTACTTCTCCGGTGCGTTGGGTGATGCCGACCGCTGGCTCGCGCTGGCCGAGGCCGGCGACGTCCCGGCGCGCACCCGCGCGACGCTGCACCTGTCGGCGGGCAGTCTGGCGTTCGTCTCGGGGGACCTGCCGCGGGCACAGGCGTCCTTCGACGCCGCGCATGCTCGTGCCCTGGAGGTCGGTGATGACCTCCTGCTGGCGCGGGCCTTGATGAATCGGGGCCTCGTGCATCGCTACGGCGGCGAGCACGCGCTGGCCCTGGAGCACTTCGACACCGCGCGAGGGCTGGCCGTCCGGGCCGGTGCCGACCAGCTCGTGCCGCTGATCGACAACGAGCGCGGTGAGGTGCTGGCCCACCTCGGCGCGGTGGGCGAGGGGCGGGCACTGATCGAGCAGTTCCAGGCGCGGGCTCGGGCCGAGCGCAGCCTGGGGCACCTGGCGACGACGACGGCCCAGCTGGCGCTGCTGGCGTATGCGGACGGCGAGCACGATCGGGCCGCCGACCTCGCCGGGCAGGCGCTGACGGCGGCCGAGCAGACCGGTCCGAGCCCGGCGCTCGGTGACGTCCTGGTCATCGTCGGGGTGCTCGCCTTGGTGTTCGGCGACCCGGCCCGAGCCGTGGCGGTGCTCCGCCGGGCCGCGCGGGTCAACAGCCAGCTGTCGCAACCCTTGGCCCTGCCGGACATCGCGAGCCTGCTGGGCGCCGCGCTGTCGCAGGCCGGTGAGGTCGTCGCGGGGGCTCGGCTGGTGGCGATCGGTCGCATCTGGCGGCGGGCCCGAGGTCTGGCGATCGGTCATCCCCTGAGCGTCGAGGTCATCACCCGCGCCGAGGCGGACGTCGCCGGGCAGCTCGGCCCGCGGCTCCTGCAGCAGGTGACCCGATCGGCACGCACCGCACCCTTCGGCTCGCTCGAGGTGCTGGAGGAGGAGCCGGCCTCGCCGATCACGATCGACCTCAGGTCGGTGTCGGCGCATCAGGAGCGGTAGCCGAGCGGCTCTGGGTCAGTCGGCCCAGCGAACGGTGATCGCTCCGCCCGACCCGGGTAACGG
Protein-coding regions in this window:
- a CDS encoding winged helix-turn-helix domain-containing protein is translated as MMLRVLGPLQVDGPDGAVSVGGPVPRRILCALLVRPREVVPVDSLVDAAWGNAAPPSAERTLISHIARLREALARLDAAAPVQLERSNGGYRLMVAPQVVDATRFEQTLFGVSNLPAADAVPALLEATALWRPPAPFADLQDTTYPAAEAARLVELYGSAIEALAAAQLDAGDPVAAAAGAQARLREDPYRERLWELLILALYRQGRQGDALEAYQSARVELRDGLGVDPGPLLRRLEARVLAQDPGLLAGSAQIRRPCPYKGLARYDTADAALFVGRERLVDELAARLVDERFLVVVGPSGAGKSSLVRAGLVPALATGALPGSQDWGVSVIVPGAEPVEALDGALAVRPEVLVVDQAEEALLTDDGARLVAFGDRLLEAIRDGTRVVLVLRADFFGLLAGHPVLARRAGPATVLVGPPDEQELRRIVTDPAARVGLRVEPALADLAVAEVRDRPGVLPVLSTALVRAWEHRDGEALTVAAYRAGGGVAASLQRVGEEAWAAFEDDAQRAAGRRLLLRLALQENGSWVRRWARRADLVRPDDPAAAAALAVLTERRLVIARAEDLGIAHEALLTGWPRLRGWLEDGRSRAEIRERLALAATAWEEGDHDPGELYRGTRLQAALDTAAAGPEDLTTLERTFLAESAAEADRQLDDQRARADRESHGRRRARVVAAVLAVTLAFAASAGAYAITQQRTAQRSALASDAARLGVLARAGGDYDRSLLLAAQALAMDPSPEAESDLFATLLRGDAVTVTLRAPGRAHSIAIAPDSRSVVGVTHAGDVVRWSVFGGPSSTLARLGQTPGEFSFNGVLTTGSQIAVAHDGRLVVGVSSEAGHGSLQLLDATTSRVLERLPVDLFVGWALSRDRRVAMAATPDSIRGLTPGLLIWPLDGPAHEVRRIALGARPITVAACGNAACVLTDRELVRVRLADGVVEGRVALPPNTIDPQRPEAVHKLVVSPDGATLAVTSLDGTLRLLDSRTGRAVRELTGTSGDLQALAFSPDGTRLVAADHSSVLIWRTDITARPERHDVHGGRVSTAEWSADGGTLATLGVDGGVVLLDMTGKRRVGAVLTDALGARTTTLWATEQAIVVGQVTGRLLFVSPLDGTIEPAAERPHGTNAIDSARAGPSGERLITTDYLGASVWDLADRRLLGSVELLTDPPSPDPSSDSAPYYNTASWVSPDGRLAASTPSRAGPVIVDLFTRRVVRRLPPLPPPEAQIEVSVQGWTPDGRSLLITRQLSSAASDLLVVDATSGAVRLRVDTNSALPGETVADPTGRYLVVGTTAGTLLVLGATDGRPFAPALQANDGSVINVSISPNGRYIAAAGQPPRLTVWDTRTFRQVAIPLPLDVNAAEARARFAPDGRLIVATGSVLRAFTIDPAQWLARACREAGRGADAGRVRGSPAGSGLRAGLRLTRSDAEGSRPAAHPQSGCSRVAVGLQRTAASLGRVGGNHPPSPGGPPHGLAHASST
- a CDS encoding GNAT family N-acetyltransferase, with the translated sequence MLVREVADHEWHVVAWMWQCFKHDLAPIVSALPYADGRYATQGLPTATTPDVAGYLALQSHPKTGDPSPVGFAVVEGLEGPRRTLSALWVAPVARRAGVGLVLALDVIGRHVGPWEVAFQHENVAAGRFWRRVADQAFGHGHWVEEQRPVPGLPDVPGDHWIESL
- a CDS encoding ribbon-helix-helix protein, CopG family, which translates into the protein MAMTLRLDPDEDAALERAARAAGVSKIEFVRQAVRRAVSGSDHALLERMLAEHAETFERLGDA
- a CDS encoding type II toxin-antitoxin system death-on-curing family toxin is translated as MTYLTLDDLLGYIDVAGWGPIRDIGLLDSACQRPRSSAFGVDAYPDLHSKAAALMHSLVKNHALVDGNKRIAWLATLMFLGRNGFTVNAGPDKETAFVLAAAAGEIDTPQIAAQLQEWIVPLER
- a CDS encoding SRPBCC family protein produces the protein MSEIIESVDVAVPVRTAYNQWTQFEQFPQFMEGVEQIQQLDDTLTHWRIKIGGVAREFDARITEQHPDERVAWNSLNGADHAGVVTFHRLAPNLTRVTLQLTTAPEGVVETLGDKLGLVSSRAKQDMERFKSYIEARGTEDGAYRGDITPG
- a CDS encoding RDD family protein, coding for MRQDGARPTAARLGDRVLASLWDYLVVLGILAVGGLVALTFHGPAALSVGQTDAVVLAASVAPTWAYLTVSESAVQATWGKRCRRLQVITVTGRRPGVARCAVRNAVKLLPWQLAHVAVVRMVLEVDDAALTAVAYVAGVALAVTTVLTAWRTIDHRALHDLVAGTMVVPTPTNRVMLRR
- a CDS encoding winged helix-turn-helix domain-containing protein, with amino-acid sequence MTPRGGQAPGSEARVDVRLLGPLEVDVDALRAELGGPRPRALLAVLALEVGAVVALDRLIDVLWDGDEPDGARNAVQVYVSRLRKALGDGGRALRAGPGGYVLDLPEAAVDAVRFRRLADTGHALLREGRAEAAREVLGQALALWRGEALPDLGAAGQGLRAGLEAGRLAVRTALVRAGLDLGHHHALISELEELVRRHPLDEQLVVLQMTALFRAGRQADALAAYAAAARRLADELGIDPGTDLRRMHESVLRQEVSLPETSTGAEPAPQPPPAVPSSRPPIRPGRPLVGRAADLARVRAHLTDPAVRVITLLGPGGAGKTRLAMEVATQWPDDVFVVALAGTEDPASVVPEICRVAGAAPAWASEPALDVATRALGGRRLLLVLDNLEQLIDRPGTDHQGLAGLDELIARLPELTVLCTSRSPVGLPAEYLIPIGPLPVPSATASTCEEVLDSDAVRLFRDRARAAMPEFEVTEQNAADVAAVCRMLDGLPLALELAAARVRLMPPAVLVRRESGRLGLLGGGPRTLPDRHRSIRAALDWSITLLDTAERAVFAELSVFVGGWTLEAAEAVCTPLHEGTQVLDVLARLVDRSLVVADGSGRSWMLELVREYAAEMLTHLPEGAAERARAAHSAYYLELAERLGPQFRVNLDVETRSALGAETANFAVVLGRLHAEGDSERLARLVVVLLDYWYFSGALGDADRWLALAEAGDVPARTRATLHLSAGSLAFVSGDLPRAQASFDAAHARALEVGDDLLLARALMNRGLVHRYGGEHALALEHFDTARGLAVRAGADQLVPLIDNERGEVLAHLGAVGEGRALIEQFQARARAERSLGHLATTTAQLALLAYADGEHDRAADLAGQALTAAEQTGPSPALGDVLVIVGVLALVFGDPARAVAVLRRAARVNSQLSQPLALPDIASLLGAALSQAGEVVAGARLVAIGRIWRRARGLAIGHPLSVEVITRAEADVAGQLGPRLLQQVTRSARTAPFGSLEVLEEEPASPITIDLRSVSAHQER